A stretch of Ornithodoros turicata isolate Travis unplaced genomic scaffold, ASM3712646v1 Chromosome28, whole genome shotgun sequence DNA encodes these proteins:
- the LOC135373626 gene encoding uncharacterized protein LOC135373626 produces the protein MTAMSGSTAALETQSAQVSAASDLGTASAQASEAVIGPEVAPAPAERPDEVNLVDERSSERAVSTPPTYTRPLRSSVTSPYAVRRQANNGVRLLWLRSAAMLFRRRIHPFSRCETANERVLPKNRILLQCLCP, from the exons ATGACAGCCATGTCCGGTTCtaccgcggcactgg aAACGCAAAGCGCTCAGGTGTCGGCAGCTTCCGACTTGG GAACGGCAAGTGCTCAGGCGTCGGAAGCAGTTATAGGCCCGG AAGTTGCTCCCGCTCCTGCTGAACGTCCTGATGAAGTAAACCTCGTCGATGAAC GCTCCTCTGAGCGGGCTGTGTCAACACCACCTACATACACAAGGCCCCTCCGCagctccgtgacgtcaccctatgCCGTCCGTCGGCAAGCCAACAATGGCGTCCGCTTGCTGTGGTTGCGTTCGGCAGCGATGCTATTTCGAAGACGAATTCACCCGTTTTCTCGATGTGAAACAGCGAACGAGCGTGTACTTCCGAAGAATAGGATCCTACTGC